Proteins encoded together in one Triticum dicoccoides isolate Atlit2015 ecotype Zavitan chromosome 7B, WEW_v2.0, whole genome shotgun sequence window:
- the LOC119338488 gene encoding hydrophobic protein RCI2A-like, translated as MSYSGGCSTCLEIVFAAVLPPLGVFFRYGWCSSEFFISLPLTMLGYIPGIIYSVYVILKTPPELPSIDGERPYYILA; from the exons ATGAGCTACTCCGGCGGCTGCTCGACGTGCctggagatcgtcttcgccgccgtgCTCCCGCCGCTCGGCGTCTTCTTCCGGTACGGCTGGTGCAGC TCGGAGTTCTTCATCTCGCTGCCGCTGACGATGCTCGGCTACATCCCCGGCATCATCTACTCCGTCTACGTCATCCTGAAGACGCCGCCGGAGCTGCCGAGCATCGACGGCGAGCGGCCCTACTACATCCTCGCCTGA